The Polaribacter sp. Q13 sequence TCTTCAGGATAAAACCGCGATAAGAATTTTTTAATATTTTCTGATACAGAAATGTAAGGCATTAAATCGAAATCTTGTGCTACATATTTAAAGTTTTCGAAACCCGGAACAAGATGTTTCTTTGGACCAAATACTTGTTCTCTGTTCCAAAATATTTTTCCTTTATTTAAGTCTACTAATCCGTAAATAGCTTTTAAAAGCGTCGATTTACCACAACCACTTTCTCCCATTACACACAAGTGCTCCCCTTGTTTTAAAGTGAATTTAAAATCGTTTAAAATTGATTTCTTTTTGTGATAAGAAAATGAAATGTTATCTACTTTTAGCATATTACAAAAATATGCTTATTAATAAAGAATTCCAAGGTTTTTGAATTCTTGCAGGTAAGTTAGGTTTTGAGTTATTATTGTTATGAGACTTCTCTATACCAAGTGACAAGTTTAAACTAAATGAGTTTAACAAACCCCGCGTTAGCGATTGAAACGACATCCTTTTTGCTTTTTTGCAAAAAGATATAGTGTAAAGCGCGACCCTTGTGGTAACGCCCAACTTATTGATATAAGTTTCTAATTCTACAAAAACTATCACGCAATAAGTCATAAAAAAAACCGACACTTTCGCATCGGTTTAAATTTTCTTTACGCAAATATTTGCATACAGATTGTAATACTTAAAGACACTATGTGTCTACCAAATTTTAACTCTGTCTTCTGGTTTTAAATACATTTCATCACCTTCTTTAACATCAAACGCTTTATAGAAAGCATCTACATTTTTAAGAGGTATATATGCTCTATACATTCCAGGAGAATGAGGGTTTGTCATGATTAAGTTTTTTAATGCTTCATCACGCATTTTTGTTCTCCAGATGGTTCCCCAAGAAAGGAAGAAACGTTGTTCTGGCGTGTAACCATCTATATCTGCTGGTCTTCCGTTTTTCTTTAAGAATATTTGTAAACCTTCGTAAGCAGCTTGTACTCCACCTAAATCTCCAATATTTTCTCCTAAAGTATATTCTCCGTTTAAGTGCATGCTATCAATAGCAATAATGTCTGAATATTGTTTGATTAATTGTCCACCAATTTCTTTAAATTTTACAGAATCTTCTTCTGTCCACCAGTTTTTAAGGTTTCCATCACCATCAAAACGCGCTCCAGAATCATCGAAACTATGCGAAATTTCATGTCCAATAACGGCTCCAATTCCACCATAATTTACGGCTTCGTCTGCTTTATAATCGTAAAAAGGAGGTTGTAAAATTGCAGCTGGAAAAACGATTTCATTATTTACAGGATTAAAGTAAGCGTTTACAGTTTGCGGAGACATTCCCCACTCTGTTCTATCTACTTCGCTACCTAATTTTGCCATTTCTTTATTATAGTTCCATTTGGTAACATTAATAGCATTTTCGAAATAAGAACCTCCTTCTTTTAGTCCTTTAACTTCTAATTCTGTATAATCTTTCCAAACATCTGGATAGGCAATTTTAACCGTTAGTTTGTGTAGTTTTTCTAATGCTTTTTCTTTAGTAACTTTACTCATCCAAGGTAATTGTGCAATTCTTGCTTCGAAACCAAGCATTACATTGTCAATCATTTCTTTGGCTTTTACTTTTGCTTCTGGTGGAAACATTTTTGCTACATACAACTTACCTAAAGCCTCACCAATTGCACCATTTAAGCTACCTAAAGCACGTTCATCTCTTGGGCGCTGTTTTTTACTACCACGCATTTCTTTAGAATAGAACTCCCAATTTGCAGTTTCTAAATCTGTAGATAAAGAACCTAAAGAATTGTTTATCGTATTCCAACGTAATAATAGTTTAATATCTGCTACCGGTGTTTTTGTAAAAATATTGTTTAAAGCTTTAAAATAACCTGGATCTGTTACAATAATTGTATCTAAATCTTTAACTCCTATTCCTTCTAAATGTGCTTTCCAATCTATTGCTGGTGCTAATTTTTGCAATGCTGCAACAGACATTGGGTTGTATATTTTACGAATGTCTCTACTTTCTTCTTTAGACATCATTGGTTTAGCTAAACTAGTTTCTAAAGCAACAATGGTAGCAGCATTCTTTTTAGCTGTAGTTGCATCATCCCCAAACTCTTGTAGCATTTTAGCTACAAATATTTGATACTTTTCTAACTTGTCTTTTACTTTAGCATCTACGTAATAATCTCTAGATAAACCTAAAGAACCTCCACCCATATAACCCGCGTACTGGCTACTGTTTTTTAAATCGTTATAAACGCCAAAACCGTATAAACCACCGCCACCGTAAGGTGCCATATTTGTTAAATACGTTTCTACGTCTTTTTTAGTTTTAATTTCATCTACTTTTGCTAAATAAGGCATAACTGGTGCTTTACCTTGTGCATTTCTAGCAACAGTATCCATTATTGTTTGGTAATAGTTTACCGCTTTTTCTTGATCTGAATCTATTTCGTTTCCTTTAGCATCTTTTACTTTAGGAAAATTACTTTCTTCAATTGCTTTATTTAAAATAGTTAAAACATCTGCATCTGTTTTTTTACGAAGCTGATTAAATCCTCCCCAAGAAGTTTGATCGTCTGGAATTTCTGTTTTGTCTAACCAAGTACCATTTACATGTCTAAAAAAGTCATCTGTAGGTTTTACAGTTTTATCCATATTTTCTAAGGCAATACCAGGAGCTTTTTCTACTGGTTTGTCTTGCTTGCAAGCTACCAAACCTAAAGAGGCAATAGCTGACACAAAAAACACTTTTTTAATTGTCTTCATTATTATTTGATTTTTGAATTGATTGAGTTTGATTAATTAGTATACCTACTTTAATAAATGTTACAGTTTTATTGAAAATAAAATATTTTTAACCACATAAGCACATAGATTGCATAGGCTCTATTTTCTATTTAACCATGTAGCGGCTTCCATCAATGTTTACTTCTGTGCTTTTTTTTAATTTTAAAACTGTTCTCGATACAATTCCTAAAAAAAAGGAATCACTCGAACTAACATTTCGTTTTAAATTTTAAATTACAATTTTATTTTCGCCTTTGGCGGATTTGGTAATTGCTGAAACCCCATATTAAATAATGTAAAACCAAAAATATCTGCATATTGCTCGATGGTTTTTGCTACAGGCGTTCCTGCACCATGGCCTGCATTCGTTTCTATCCTTATTAACGTAGGATTATTTCCTGTTTGTTTTGCTTGTAATTCTGCTGCGAATTTAAAACTGTGTGCAGGTACCACTCTATCATCATGATCTCCTGTAGTTATTAAGGTTGCAGGATATTGCACACCTTCTTTTACATTGTGTACTGGTGAGTATCCTTTTAAATAATTAAACATTTCTTTGCTGTCTTCTGCAGTTCCATAATCATACGCCCATCCTGCGCCAGCAGTAAAAGTATGATAACGCAACATATCTAAAACACCAACTGCAGGCAAAGCAACTTTCATTAATTGGGGTCTTTGTGTCATGGTTGCACCTACTAATAACCCTCCGTTAGATCCTCCTCTAATTGCTAAATAATCTGATGAAGTATACTTTTCTGCAATTAAATATTCTGCAGCTGCAATAAAATCATCAAACACATTTTGTTTCTTCATTTGTGTTCCTGCATCGTGCCATTTTTTACCATATTCTCCCCCACCTCTTAAATTAGGCACTGCATAAACACCACCTTGTTCCATCCAAACTGCGTTTGCAATACTAAAAGAAGGTGTTAAACTGATATTGAAACCGCCATAACCGTATAAAATAGTTGGATTTTTACCATTTAATTCCACACCTTTTTTATGTGTAATAATCATTGGTACTTTTGTTCCATCTTTAGATGTATAAAAAACTTGTTTACTAGTATAAGCATCCGCATTAAAAGCAATAGAAGGCTTCCAATAAACATCGTATGTTCCGTCTTTAGGATTGAATTTATAAGATGAACCTGGAGTGCTATAGTTGGTAAAAGAAAAATATAAATCTTTCGCTTTTGTTTTCCCTCCAAAACCACCGGCAGTTCCAACTCCTGGTAATTTTACTTCTCTAATTAATTTTCCATCATAATCGTATTGTAACACTTTAGAAACCGCATCTACCATATACGTTGCAAAGAAATAACCTGCTCCAGAATTTAAACTCAATACATTTTCTGTTTCAGGAATAAAATCTTTCCAGTTTTCTGGAGTTGGGTTTGCAACATCTACGGTTACTACCTTTTTATTAGGAGCATTTAAGTTTGTTACTAAATACATTTTACTGCCAACATTGTCTATCGGATAGGTATCACTATCTGTGTGATCTAAAACAGTTACCAAAGGACTATTTGATTTAGAAAGGTCTTTTAAAAACAACTTGTTACCCGATGTTGAGACACTTGCAGAGATAAAAAGATATTGATCGTCCTCAGACACATTACCACCAACATAACGATGCTTTTCTGATGCTTTTTCTCCAAAAATAACGGCATCTTCTTTTTGAGAAGTTCCTAGTTTATGGTAATATAATTTGTGTTGATCTGTTTTTGCAGATAACTCACTTCCCTCAGGTTTATCGTAACTAGAATAGTAAAAACCTTCGTTTTTGTACCAAGAGATTCCAGAGAATTTTACATCTACCAACGTATCTTCTTTAATCGTTTTAGACTCAGCATCCATTATAATAACCTTTCTCCAATCAGAACCTCCTTCAGAAATTGCATAAGCAACTGTTTTTCCGTCTTTAGAAAAACTTAAAGAACCTAAAGAAGTGGTTCCATCTTCAGAAAAAGTATTTGGGTCTAAAAAAACATCAGGCTCAGAATCTCCTTTAGTTCTATAAATAACACTCTGATTTTGTAATCCATTATTTTTAGAAAAATAGGTATAATCTCCTTCTATAAAAGGCGTGCCTACTTTTTCGTAATTCCATAATTCAGACAAACGCTCTTTTAATTGGTCTCTGTATGGAATGTTGTTTAAATAATTAAAAGTAACTTCATTTTCTGCTTTTACCCAAGCTTCGGTTTCTTTACTTCTGTCATCTTCTAACCATCTGTAATTATCTACTACAGCGGTTCCAAATAACGAATCTATAACTGGTTTTTTTGTTGTTTCGGGGTACTTCACGTCTATATTTCTTTGTTTAACTTCTTCTTTACAAGAAACAAATATTGCACTTGCAAATAAAATAGGGATGATTAATTTATTTTTCATGAGCTTTAAAGTTTGATTGATTTCAAAATTAAGGATATTTAATATATATATAGTTATTTAAGCATTTTTAACTTTTGAAGCTTCAATTTACCTCCATTTTGTAATTTATCAAGTATAAAAACGACTACTTTTGTGTATAAACATATAACACATTACCGACTTTATCGGAAGTAAATTAAAATATTATGACAGAAAACTTAACTAAAGAAACCTTTTTAGAAAAGGTTTTTAATTTTGAAGAAAGCCAAGAATGGAAATTTAAAGGAAACAAACCTGCATTAATAGATTTTTATGCAGATTGGTGTGGACCCTGTAAAGCGATAGCACCTGTTTTAGAGCTTTTATCTCAAGAATACGAAGGCAAAATAGATATTTACAAAATTGACACCGAAGCAGAACAAGAGTTGTCTGCAGCATTCGGAATTAGAAGTATTCCTTCTATGTTATTTTGCCCTGCAGAAGGAGAACCTCAAATGGCAAATGGCGCTTTACCAAAAGCAGAGCTAGAACGCATTATTGCTGATGTTTTAAAAGTGACGAAATAAAAAAAGCCCATCCTAACCTCCCCATTTCGACTGCGCTCAATACAGGCTCGGGAAGGGACTCTTACTCTTGTGTTCTATTCTTATGAAAACACACTTGAATAACGCTCAATTCTAATGATATAAATCCTGAAATTAACTTTTCAGGATTTTTTTGGGACAAAAAAATAATGCATAAGAATCTAATGTATAAGAAAATTATGTATATTTGATGAGCAATAAAATGTCATTGCGAGTTTACGAAGCAATCTGTTACTTTAAACTATAAGATTGCTTCGTACCTCGCAATGACAGTTACACAAATAAACAGTTACACGATTACACATTTTATAAACATGGGAAATCAGAAATTATATAAAGGCTCTTTACAAACCATCATTTTAAAGTTGTTAGAAACCAATGATAAAATGTATGGGTATGAAATTACGCAGAAAGTAAAAGAACTCACCAAAGGCGAATTAAAAATTACCGAAGGTGCTTTATACCCTGCATTGCACAAATTAGAAGCCGATGGTTTGTTAGATGTAGAAGTTGCAAAAGTAGGAAACCGACTACGAAAATATTACAAACTTACCGAAAGTGGCACTAAAGAAACTGCCAACAAGTTGGATGAAATGCAAGAGTTTTTAAGAACGATGCAACAATTGGTAAATCCTAAATTAAGTTTGGAATAAAAATTTTAGCTATGGAATTAACACACGAACAACTACAATTAGTAGAAAATTATCTAGATAAAAAAGACATTACTTATATTGATATAAGAACAGAAGTTTTTGACCATATTGTTTCTGATATTGAAACAAAAATGACCTCTTCTGAAATTAGTTTTGAAAAGGCTTTTAACAAGGTAACAAATAAATGGAACACACATTTAGAGCAATCGTCTAGTTTTTATTTTGGAAGTATGTTTACTATACCTAAAATTGTATTAGAAAAAGCTAAGAAATCTTTTAAAAAATATTACATTATTGGTATTTTAGTTTTTTTAATTCCTTTTTTATCAATAAGAATATTAAACCCAGTTTTTACAGAAGAAATAAAAAATACAATTAATTTATTTCTTCAAACACTAACGGTTCTATCATTTATTGTTTTTACTATTTTAATGATTATAAAATCGAAAAATAAAACACAAACTACGTATCGTTTTATTTTAAATACACAAAGTTTAGGCTTTATCTGTTCTACTATTGTATTAATCGATTTAGATTTTTTTACACCAAAAGGAATTCTTGATTCTATACTAGTAGGTCTATTATCGACTTTTGTTTTTACCACATATACTTATTATCATTTTCTAAAAAAACACAAAGAAGCAATTAAAAAATATAAAATTTCATAATTATGGAATTAACAAAAGAACAACTCTTACAAATAGACAATTACATCTTTTCTTGTGGAATTAAATACTACGATGTAAAAGCGGAAATAGTAGATCATTTTGCTAATATTTTAGAAGATAGACTAGATAAGAATCCAAGTTTAGACTTTAAAAAAGAGATTAAAAATATTCATAGAAATTTCTCAGATAACGGTTTTAATAAACTCCTAAAAGAGAAAATAAAATCGGTTCATAAGATGTTTTATAAACAGTCTTTTGACTATTTAATTTCATTTTTCAAATTTCCTAAGATTCTTATTTCTGGCACTTTATTTTATGCGTTATTTTTAATGATGAATTTATTTAACGATAAACAAGATTTTTTCTTTTGGTTATACTCTTTTCTTCTCATTCTTATTGTAAGAATTTTCTATCAAAGTTGGAAAACTAAAAAACAACAAAAAGCCCGTTTTTTAATTTTAAATAAAACGAACAACTTTTTGCAAATGTTTAACTTCGTTTTCATTTCCTTTAATTTTATTACCAATATTAGAGGTGCAGAAAGTTTTTTAAACCCGATACATAACAATATTCAATTAGGAATATTTGTTTTGTTATTATTGTTTTATTGGTCTGGAGAATCTATTTTTCATCTGAATAAAAAAATAGTGAAAGAACAATATCCAAATGTAATTGTATAAACTATGGAATTAACAAAAGAACAAATAAAATACATAGACCATCACTTAGAAAACGAAGGCATAAAATATTGGGACATTAGAATAGAAATGATAGACCATATTGTTTCTGATATAGAAAAAAACGATATAAGCATTGACTTTAAAAAGGAATTAGCTACATCTTTAAAAAGAATAGGTTCGAAAGGAACCTTAAAAAATATAAATACAATAGGTTGGAAAAACACGAATGCTAAATATAGGAGGGAATATGGTAAAGGAATTGTATCGTTTTTTAAATCTACCAAGAATATAGTAATTTCAACTTTTAGTGTTCTTATCTATTATCTAATTGCTGAGTATTTTAGTTTTAAAATATTTAAAAATATAAGTTTTGCTCTTATTTTTTTACCTCTTCTTACCTTCTTATTTCAATCAATAAAACAAATAGGAAAAAAATATGGTAGGTCTGTTAACTTAGATTATGGAACTACTTATTTTTTATTTGCTTTTTTAATGATAGGAACACCAATTCAATTTTTAAAATACACTTCAGAAACTAATCAAAAATGGATATTATTAATACTAATTCCGCTTTATTTTATTGCAACTTATTCAGGTTTTAAATTGTATAAAAAGGCAATACATAAAATAGAAAAAATGAAAAGTGAAATGAAGCTATGAAACTAACAAATACCAACATAGACGAACTCTACAAATTCACTAAAAAACATTATGTTTATTATTATGATGTACAAACCGAATTGGTAGATCATTTAGCAAATGATATTGAAGAAATTTGGGTAGCTCAACCACTGTTAACATTTGTAGAAGCTAGAGATGCCTCTTTCAAAAAATTTGGCGTTTTTGGTTTTATGGGTATTATAGAAAGCAGACAGAAAGTAATGAACAAACGTTATGTAAAAATACTTTGGCGTTTCTTTAAAGAATGGTTTACACTTCCTAAATTGGTAATAACACTTAGTATCTTTTTATCATTATTCTTCCTTTTAAAAATTCCTTTTTCGGAATATATTTTATTGGCAGTACTTTTAATTTTAGTCACAATCGATTTAATAAAACAGCAAAAAGCTAAGAGAAAACATAAAAATAAAGAACAGCAAAAAGAAAAAATATTTCTTTTAGAATCTATGATTGGAGATACCAGACAAGGCTTTTCTGGTTTGGCATTTATCAACTTATTTAATTTTCTTAATATTATTAAGATGCCATTTCACACTTTAGAAAACCATTGGTTATTATTAATCTCATTTTCATTAACCTGTGTAATTCTCTTATTTTATGTCACTGGATTTATGATGCCTCAAAAGGCAGAAGAATTGCTACAAGAAACCTATCCAGAATATAAAATGGTAAATAATCTGTAACAAAATCCATTTCCAAACTACTTATCATCAATCAACTTAACAACCCAAACTTATGATTTCACATTTTTTAAAATTAGAATGGAGACAATATTTCCGATCTTCGCATTGGCAAAAAGGAATTGCATTAAAAATAATAATGGGCTTTTTTGTCTTGTACTTTTTAGTTGCTTTTTTAGCCATAGGAATTGGGGGCTATTTTATTCTAAAGAAAGAATTTCCAGCATCAGATCCTTTACAATTGGTGAATTCTTATTTACTTTTTGCAATTCTAGCAGATTTAATTATTCGATATTTAATGCAGAAATTACCTATCATGAATATTAAACCGCTACTTATTTTACCCATTCCAAAAAGTAAGTTGGTACATTACGTTTTAGGAAAATCTGTATTTTCTGTTTTTAATATTTTAAGTCTGTTCTTTTACATTCCGTTTTCTATCGTCTTAATAAAAGAAGGCTACAATATTGAAGGTGTTTTGGGTTGGTTAGCAACCATGATTTTAATTATTCAATCTTCTAATTTTTTAAATTTTTTAATAAACAAAAACAACAAAGCACTAGTAATTATAGGAGCTGTTTTAGTGAGTTTAATTGGTTTGCAAAAATTTGGGATTTATGATGTAGTTGAAGCCGGAGGCGCAATTTTCGACTCTATTTATCAAAACCCTATTTACGCTTTGGTAGGTCTAATAATTTTGGCATTTTTATATCAATTGAATTACAAACAATTGCGCAAACAAGTATATTTAGATGAAGCAGTTGCTACCAAAGTGGAAGAAGCAAAATCTGCAGATTTATCTTTTGCTGATAGATTAGGAGATGTTGCTCCGTTTATAAAAAATGATATTCGTTTAATTTGGAGAAACAAAAGAACCAAAACGGTTTTTTTAATGTCCTTCTTATTCTTGTTTTACGGTTTAATATTTTTCACCAATGACGCGTATGC is a genomic window containing:
- the trxA gene encoding thioredoxin; this encodes MTENLTKETFLEKVFNFEESQEWKFKGNKPALIDFYADWCGPCKAIAPVLELLSQEYEGKIDIYKIDTEAEQELSAAFGIRSIPSMLFCPAEGEPQMANGALPKAELERIIADVLKVTK
- a CDS encoding M13 family metallopeptidase, producing the protein MKTIKKVFFVSAIASLGLVACKQDKPVEKAPGIALENMDKTVKPTDDFFRHVNGTWLDKTEIPDDQTSWGGFNQLRKKTDADVLTILNKAIEESNFPKVKDAKGNEIDSDQEKAVNYYQTIMDTVARNAQGKAPVMPYLAKVDEIKTKKDVETYLTNMAPYGGGGLYGFGVYNDLKNSSQYAGYMGGGSLGLSRDYYVDAKVKDKLEKYQIFVAKMLQEFGDDATTAKKNAATIVALETSLAKPMMSKEESRDIRKIYNPMSVAALQKLAPAIDWKAHLEGIGVKDLDTIIVTDPGYFKALNNIFTKTPVADIKLLLRWNTINNSLGSLSTDLETANWEFYSKEMRGSKKQRPRDERALGSLNGAIGEALGKLYVAKMFPPEAKVKAKEMIDNVMLGFEARIAQLPWMSKVTKEKALEKLHKLTVKIAYPDVWKDYTELEVKGLKEGGSYFENAINVTKWNYNKEMAKLGSEVDRTEWGMSPQTVNAYFNPVNNEIVFPAAILQPPFYDYKADEAVNYGGIGAVIGHEISHSFDDSGARFDGDGNLKNWWTEEDSVKFKEIGGQLIKQYSDIIAIDSMHLNGEYTLGENIGDLGGVQAAYEGLQIFLKKNGRPADIDGYTPEQRFFLSWGTIWRTKMRDEALKNLIMTNPHSPGMYRAYIPLKNVDAFYKAFDVKEGDEMYLKPEDRVKIW
- a CDS encoding prolyl oligopeptidase family protein; the protein is MKNKLIIPILFASAIFVSCKEEVKQRNIDVKYPETTKKPVIDSLFGTAVVDNYRWLEDDRSKETEAWVKAENEVTFNYLNNIPYRDQLKERLSELWNYEKVGTPFIEGDYTYFSKNNGLQNQSVIYRTKGDSEPDVFLDPNTFSEDGTTSLGSLSFSKDGKTVAYAISEGGSDWRKVIIMDAESKTIKEDTLVDVKFSGISWYKNEGFYYSSYDKPEGSELSAKTDQHKLYYHKLGTSQKEDAVIFGEKASEKHRYVGGNVSEDDQYLFISASVSTSGNKLFLKDLSKSNSPLVTVLDHTDSDTYPIDNVGSKMYLVTNLNAPNKKVVTVDVANPTPENWKDFIPETENVLSLNSGAGYFFATYMVDAVSKVLQYDYDGKLIREVKLPGVGTAGGFGGKTKAKDLYFSFTNYSTPGSSYKFNPKDGTYDVYWKPSIAFNADAYTSKQVFYTSKDGTKVPMIITHKKGVELNGKNPTILYGYGGFNISLTPSFSIANAVWMEQGGVYAVPNLRGGGEYGKKWHDAGTQMKKQNVFDDFIAAAEYLIAEKYTSSDYLAIRGGSNGGLLVGATMTQRPQLMKVALPAVGVLDMLRYHTFTAGAGWAYDYGTAEDSKEMFNYLKGYSPVHNVKEGVQYPATLITTGDHDDRVVPAHSFKFAAELQAKQTGNNPTLIRIETNAGHGAGTPVAKTIEQYADIFGFTLFNMGFQQLPNPPKAKIKL
- a CDS encoding DUF5687 family protein, coding for MISHFLKLEWRQYFRSSHWQKGIALKIIMGFFVLYFLVAFLAIGIGGYFILKKEFPASDPLQLVNSYLLFAILADLIIRYLMQKLPIMNIKPLLILPIPKSKLVHYVLGKSVFSVFNILSLFFYIPFSIVLIKEGYNIEGVLGWLATMILIIQSSNFLNFLINKNNKALVIIGAVLVSLIGLQKFGIYDVVEAGGAIFDSIYQNPIYALVGLIILAFLYQLNYKQLRKQVYLDEAVATKVEEAKSADLSFADRLGDVAPFIKNDIRLIWRNKRTKTVFLMSFLFLFYGLIFFTNDAYAKMPAMLIFASLFITGGFTLNYGQFIPAWDSAHYKMLMSQSFRYRKFLDSKWVLMVAMTTILYVLSFPYLYYGIDIFLMISAGAIFNIGFNSLFLLYAGSFNRKKIDLTKGGFGNTQGTSATQFLVVIPIMGIPMLLFWAFSSLINFNAGIIAIALVGVLGLVLKNYAMNFIEKKYIKDKYIMINAFGKEA
- a CDS encoding PadR family transcriptional regulator produces the protein MGNQKLYKGSLQTIILKLLETNDKMYGYEITQKVKELTKGELKITEGALYPALHKLEADGLLDVEVAKVGNRLRKYYKLTESGTKETANKLDEMQEFLRTMQQLVNPKLSLE